A single window of Arthrobacter crystallopoietes DNA harbors:
- a CDS encoding flavin reductase family protein produces the protein MRTDFSPEKLSSRDFYRLLTAVVVPRPIAWVSSTSAEGVDNLAPHSFFTVASVNPPIVQFTSVGEKDSLRNIRATGEFVVNLASVSLMAEVNATGTNFDPEVSEFDAAGVMREPSLTVKPPRVLQSPVALECKLHQLLPMGDCTLVFGKVMHATVTSEVLDGTHPRIDQLEPLSRLGLDEWGALGEVREIKRIRKSEWPGHFRPGSAE, from the coding sequence ATGCGAACGGACTTTAGCCCTGAAAAACTGTCTTCCCGCGATTTCTACCGTCTGCTGACGGCGGTGGTTGTCCCCCGGCCCATCGCTTGGGTCTCCAGCACCTCGGCCGAGGGCGTGGACAACCTGGCGCCGCATTCGTTCTTCACGGTGGCGTCGGTGAATCCACCGATCGTCCAGTTCACCTCCGTGGGCGAGAAGGACTCGTTGCGCAACATTCGGGCGACGGGCGAGTTCGTGGTCAACCTGGCATCGGTCAGCTTGATGGCCGAAGTGAATGCGACGGGCACGAATTTCGATCCGGAGGTCAGCGAGTTCGATGCGGCCGGTGTGATGCGGGAGCCGAGCCTAACGGTGAAACCGCCGCGGGTGCTCCAGTCCCCGGTGGCTCTGGAGTGCAAGCTCCACCAGCTGCTGCCGATGGGTGACTGCACGCTGGTTTTCGGCAAGGTCATGCATGCGACGGTGACGTCGGAGGTGCTGGACGGGACGCACCCGCGGATCGACCAGTTGGAGCCGCTGTCTAGGCTCGGGCTGGACGAGTGGGGTGCGCTGGGCGAAGTCCGGGAGATCAAGCGGATCCGCAAGTCCGAGTGGCCCGGGCACTTCCGTCCCGGTTCTGCCGAATAG
- a CDS encoding aldo/keto reductase, translated as MSTSQNVKTVSPELALNDGLTIPQLGYGVWQVEDDVAEVVVGKAFEAGYRHIDTAKIYGNEAGVGRAIAASGLDREDLFITTKLWNSDQGYESTLKAFEDSMERLGLETLDLYLIHWLQPKQGKYVDTWKALVELQKQGRVKSIGVSNFTVGALQEIIEATGVVPAINQVETHPYFNQAELRAFEADKGILHESWSPLGQGQGLLEDPVLKDIATKRDVTPAQVVIAWHLAVGNVVIPKSVTESRIVENWEALNVALEPEDIEAIDALDQGTAGRIGADPATADFA; from the coding sequence ATGAGTACATCGCAAAACGTGAAGACCGTGTCCCCCGAACTGGCCCTTAACGACGGCCTCACTATCCCGCAGCTCGGCTACGGCGTGTGGCAGGTGGAAGACGACGTCGCGGAAGTTGTTGTCGGCAAGGCTTTCGAGGCCGGCTACCGCCACATCGATACCGCGAAGATCTACGGCAACGAAGCAGGCGTGGGACGGGCCATCGCCGCGTCCGGCCTGGACCGAGAGGACCTGTTCATCACCACCAAGCTGTGGAACTCCGACCAAGGCTACGAGAGCACCCTGAAGGCCTTCGAAGACTCGATGGAGCGGCTCGGTCTGGAAACCCTCGACCTCTACCTCATCCACTGGCTCCAGCCGAAGCAGGGCAAGTACGTCGATACCTGGAAGGCCCTGGTCGAGCTGCAGAAGCAGGGCCGGGTCAAGAGTATCGGCGTATCCAACTTCACTGTCGGGGCGCTGCAGGAAATCATCGAGGCGACCGGCGTGGTTCCGGCCATCAACCAGGTGGAGACCCATCCGTACTTCAACCAAGCCGAACTACGGGCCTTCGAAGCCGACAAGGGCATCCTGCATGAGTCCTGGTCGCCGCTGGGCCAGGGCCAAGGCCTGCTCGAGGACCCCGTACTGAAGGACATCGCCACGAAGCGCGACGTCACCCCGGCCCAGGTGGTTATCGCCTGGCACCTCGCCGTGGGCAACGTGGTCATCCCGAAGTCCGTGACCGAATCGCGGATCGTGGAGAACTGGGAGGCCCTCAATGTGGCCTTGGAGCCCGAGGACATCGAGGCGATCGACGCGCTGGATCAGGGTACAGCAGGACGCATTGGCGCCGACCCCGCGACGGCGGACTTCGCCTAG
- a CDS encoding SLC13 family permease, whose protein sequence is MSLSLIAFAVLIAAFAIGSFTRLNAGLIAIVAAFGVGTIVAGLSIKDVIAQFPSGLFFILVGATLLFAIVRINGTIDLLAYWAELLAGNRRFLVPVLMFLLTAALASAGAFTPAAIAIVAPVGLALGSRFGISTLSMGLVIVQGANAGAFSPVNPFGVLANVMLDEAGASGDSLKLYVYCFLFNVVLAVFAYLLIESIMKKRAARSEASGGVSAGPAYGTGVGGTTPAGRGTAVLTVPAPAAVATDGGKVRPQKVAATPIRVLTLVGIGALLVLTTVFALDVGVASLVVALALIACNSGVQKPAVESMPWSAIILVTGIVTYVGMLEEMGALAELQAGIAGLGNSSLAALVTSYVVGIVSAFASTTGTLGVVGPIVTPIAMDPLLTPIGVVTAIAISSSVVDVSPMSTSGALLMASAEPKDERMFFRALLLWAIAMIFVVPLLVWFVFVQLGIG, encoded by the coding sequence ATGTCACTGTCGCTCATCGCCTTCGCCGTACTTATCGCGGCGTTCGCCATCGGCTCCTTCACCCGGTTGAATGCTGGCCTCATCGCCATCGTGGCTGCCTTCGGCGTCGGCACCATCGTGGCCGGGCTGTCAATCAAGGACGTGATCGCGCAGTTCCCCTCCGGGCTGTTCTTCATCCTGGTCGGGGCGACCCTGCTCTTCGCGATCGTGCGAATCAACGGCACGATTGACTTGCTGGCCTACTGGGCCGAACTGCTCGCAGGCAACCGCCGGTTCCTGGTTCCGGTGCTGATGTTCCTGCTCACCGCCGCCCTGGCTTCAGCCGGCGCGTTCACCCCGGCCGCCATCGCCATTGTCGCCCCGGTGGGCCTGGCTCTGGGGAGCCGGTTCGGCATCAGCACGCTGTCCATGGGCCTGGTCATCGTCCAAGGCGCCAACGCGGGCGCTTTCTCGCCGGTCAACCCGTTCGGCGTGCTGGCCAATGTCATGCTCGATGAGGCCGGGGCCTCCGGGGACTCGCTCAAGCTCTACGTGTACTGCTTCCTCTTCAATGTAGTGCTGGCGGTCTTCGCCTACCTGCTGATCGAAAGCATCATGAAGAAGCGGGCCGCCCGCAGCGAGGCGTCGGGCGGCGTCTCCGCCGGCCCTGCCTACGGGACGGGTGTTGGCGGGACCACGCCAGCCGGCCGCGGCACAGCGGTCCTGACTGTCCCCGCACCGGCGGCGGTCGCGACTGACGGCGGCAAGGTGCGGCCCCAGAAGGTCGCTGCCACCCCGATCCGTGTCCTCACCCTGGTCGGCATCGGCGCCCTGCTGGTCCTGACTACCGTCTTCGCCCTCGATGTCGGCGTCGCCTCGCTGGTCGTCGCCCTCGCCCTGATCGCCTGTAACTCCGGCGTGCAGAAGCCGGCCGTCGAGAGCATGCCGTGGTCGGCCATCATCCTCGTCACCGGTATCGTCACCTACGTCGGCATGCTCGAGGAAATGGGTGCCTTGGCGGAGCTGCAGGCCGGTATTGCCGGACTGGGCAACAGTTCCCTCGCCGCGCTCGTCACCAGCTACGTCGTCGGCATCGTTTCGGCCTTCGCCTCCACCACGGGAACCCTCGGCGTGGTCGGCCCGATCGTCACGCCGATCGCCATGGACCCGCTGTTGACCCCGATCGGCGTGGTCACAGCGATCGCGATCAGCTCCTCTGTGGTCGATGTGAGCCCGATGTCCACCAGCGGCGCCCTGCTGATGGCCAGCGCCGAGCCCAAGGACGAGCGGATGTTCTTCCGCGCACTGCTGCTCTGGGCGATCGCGATGATCTTCGTCGTGCCGCTGCTCGTCTGGTTCGTCTTCGTCCAACTCGGTATCGGCTAA
- a CDS encoding histone-like nucleoid-structuring protein Lsr2: MAQQIKIVLVSDLDGGPADETVQFGLNGINYEIDLSTDEAAAVRNVLHQYISAGRKATAAASRQRTSRSAPAANGRDEARKIREGAKGKGFQVPGRGRISAEIVDAYQRAVA; this comes from the coding sequence ATGGCGCAGCAGATCAAGATCGTTCTGGTATCGGACTTGGATGGCGGGCCGGCCGACGAAACCGTGCAATTCGGACTTAACGGCATTAACTACGAAATCGACCTGTCAACCGATGAGGCCGCCGCCGTACGCAACGTGTTGCACCAGTACATCAGCGCCGGGCGCAAGGCCACTGCGGCTGCTTCCAGACAGCGCACTTCCCGTTCCGCGCCGGCAGCAAACGGGCGGGATGAGGCCCGGAAGATCCGTGAAGGGGCGAAAGGTAAGGGCTTTCAGGTTCCCGGGCGGGGCCGGATATCAGCCGAAATCGTCGACGCCTACCAAAGGGCCGTGGCCTGA
- a CDS encoding aspartate/glutamate racemase family protein, whose protein sequence is MSTPDITCETVPAPKQAGLSRIGLIVPSSNTTMETELPELFRRQSEATGQKYTFHSARAGMKNVNKEELLAMVGKAAGCAAAVSDADVDAIAYACLVAVMAQGPNAHVGSEETIAKAAEDNGHPAAVTSSAGALVRTLQEMGARKVAMVTPYMKPLTQMVREYIEGAGIEVLDAVSLEVADNLAVGCLDPQNLPEIARNLKREGADAIVLSACVQMPSLPAVQAVEDELGLPVITAATATAYEILKALGHEPSISGAGSLLSGVPLKLPARV, encoded by the coding sequence GTGAGTACCCCTGACATCACCTGTGAAACCGTTCCCGCGCCGAAGCAGGCCGGCCTGTCCCGCATCGGCCTGATCGTTCCCAGCTCGAACACCACAATGGAGACCGAACTGCCGGAGCTGTTCCGCCGCCAGTCCGAGGCCACCGGGCAGAAGTACACCTTCCATTCGGCCCGTGCGGGCATGAAGAACGTCAACAAGGAAGAGCTGCTGGCCATGGTGGGCAAGGCCGCCGGCTGTGCCGCGGCAGTGTCCGATGCCGACGTCGATGCAATCGCCTATGCCTGTCTGGTGGCCGTGATGGCCCAGGGGCCCAACGCGCATGTCGGTTCCGAGGAAACAATCGCCAAGGCTGCCGAGGACAACGGCCACCCCGCCGCCGTTACCAGTAGCGCCGGTGCTTTGGTCCGGACGCTGCAGGAGATGGGCGCCCGGAAGGTTGCCATGGTCACCCCGTACATGAAGCCGCTGACCCAGATGGTCCGTGAGTACATCGAGGGAGCGGGTATTGAGGTCCTCGACGCCGTCAGCCTCGAAGTCGCCGATAACCTCGCTGTCGGTTGCCTGGACCCGCAGAACCTGCCGGAGATCGCCCGCAACCTCAAGCGCGAAGGCGCGGACGCCATCGTCCTCTCGGCCTGTGTGCAGATGCCGTCGCTTCCTGCCGTCCAGGCCGTCGAGGACGAGCTGGGTCTGCCGGTCATTACCGCTGCCACGGCAACCGCCTATGAGATCCTGAAGGCACTGGGCCACGAGCCTTCGATCAGCGGCGCCGGCAGCCTGCTGTCCGGCGTCCCCCTCAAGCTGCCTGCGCGAGTCTAA
- a CDS encoding ABC transporter substrate-binding protein, which yields MMNKHILPGLATLSIIALTVTACGTADPTADAAGTGEATQKVSVGVTPIAINAPIFLGKEKGFFDEVGIDLNIQTSVGGAAAIPAVVSGSYHFADSNPISLMIAREKGLDIKFVTADGAPTKISGTDTSGVVVPSDSPIQSAADLAGKTVAVNTLANIGDTTIRHLVEEDGGDQTAIKFVEVAFPDAEAAISNKQVDAAWVVEPFLTKAVKNGARVVSYNFVDFDPNLAIDGYFATGDMIRNEPELVEKFQSAINKSMEYAEANPEEVRDIVGTYTAIDAELREEMILNSFPTTFDRDSMQKLGEAALKYGTLTQAPDLDELLP from the coding sequence ATGATGAACAAACACATCCTGCCGGGTCTCGCGACCTTGTCGATTATCGCCCTAACCGTCACCGCATGCGGCACGGCTGATCCGACAGCTGATGCTGCCGGAACGGGTGAAGCTACCCAGAAGGTATCGGTCGGCGTGACACCGATCGCCATTAACGCCCCCATCTTCCTCGGGAAGGAAAAAGGCTTCTTTGACGAAGTGGGCATAGATCTGAATATCCAGACCAGTGTTGGTGGAGCAGCCGCCATCCCGGCAGTGGTCAGTGGCAGTTATCATTTCGCCGACAGCAATCCCATCTCCCTGATGATCGCCCGAGAAAAAGGACTTGACATCAAGTTCGTAACTGCGGACGGGGCACCAACTAAGATCAGCGGCACAGACACCAGCGGAGTTGTTGTGCCATCGGATTCACCCATTCAGTCTGCCGCAGATCTGGCCGGCAAAACCGTAGCTGTGAATACCCTGGCCAATATAGGCGACACGACCATCCGCCACCTCGTGGAAGAAGACGGCGGGGACCAAACCGCCATCAAATTCGTCGAGGTGGCCTTCCCGGATGCTGAAGCTGCAATCTCCAACAAGCAGGTAGATGCCGCTTGGGTTGTTGAACCGTTCCTGACCAAGGCAGTAAAAAACGGTGCCAGGGTGGTGTCCTACAATTTCGTGGACTTCGACCCGAATCTGGCCATAGATGGTTACTTTGCAACAGGGGACATGATCAGAAATGAACCGGAACTAGTAGAAAAGTTCCAGAGCGCGATTAACAAGTCGATGGAATACGCCGAAGCCAACCCCGAGGAAGTACGTGACATCGTCGGCACCTACACCGCCATCGACGCGGAACTGCGCGAAGAAATGATCCTCAACAGCTTCCCGACGACTTTTGATCGGGACTCCATGCAGAAGCTCGGCGAGGCTGCTCTCAAGTACGGCACGCTGACCCAAGCGCCAGACCTGGACGAACTCCTGCCCTGA
- a CDS encoding ABC transporter ATP-binding protein, whose protein sequence is MQSETTPGTTPAPAGKTLPGNEAMLSVRNLKKVYKTDGGDIEAVRNLTFDLKAGELACLVGPSGSGKTTLLKCISGLMAPTEGEVLLNGTRVSGPPKKMAVVFQEYGRSLFPWMRVRENVELPLKNQGVPRAERDKLVDDALEAVGLSHVPQSYPWQLSGGMQQRVAIARAVAYQPEVLLMDEPFAAVDAQTRADLEDLIRTVWRKLGVTVLFVTHDIDESVYLGERVIILSSSPTVIQEDLAIDLPDERDQLNTRSLPRFTELRHHVYEQIQLAKQGHRPAAAVRTGTGVAVS, encoded by the coding sequence ATGCAGTCTGAAACAACACCCGGAACCACGCCCGCCCCGGCAGGCAAGACTTTGCCCGGGAACGAGGCCATGCTCTCGGTCCGCAACCTGAAGAAGGTTTACAAGACCGACGGCGGCGATATCGAGGCCGTGCGGAACCTGACTTTCGACCTGAAGGCCGGCGAGCTGGCCTGCCTGGTCGGCCCGTCCGGCTCCGGCAAGACAACCCTGCTCAAGTGCATCTCCGGGCTGATGGCACCGACCGAGGGCGAAGTGCTGCTGAACGGCACACGCGTCTCCGGGCCGCCGAAGAAGATGGCCGTCGTGTTCCAGGAATACGGCCGCTCCCTCTTTCCTTGGATGCGGGTGCGCGAAAACGTCGAGCTGCCGCTGAAGAACCAGGGCGTGCCGCGGGCCGAGCGGGACAAGCTCGTCGATGACGCGCTGGAGGCCGTCGGGCTGTCCCACGTGCCGCAGTCCTACCCCTGGCAGCTCTCCGGTGGCATGCAGCAGCGCGTGGCGATCGCCCGCGCCGTGGCGTACCAGCCCGAAGTGCTGCTCATGGACGAACCGTTCGCCGCCGTGGACGCGCAGACCCGGGCGGACCTGGAAGACCTGATCCGCACCGTCTGGCGCAAACTCGGCGTCACCGTCCTGTTCGTCACCCACGACATCGACGAGTCCGTCTACCTCGGCGAACGCGTGATCATCCTCTCCAGCTCGCCGACGGTCATCCAGGAAGACCTGGCCATTGATCTGCCGGACGAGCGCGACCAGCTCAACACCCGTTCGCTGCCGCGCTTCACCGAACTGCGGCACCACGTCTACGAACAAATCCAACTCGCCAAGCAGGGCCACCGCCCCGCCGCCGCCGTCCGGACCGGTACCGGAGTGGCCGTCTCATAG
- a CDS encoding carbon-nitrogen hydrolase family protein: MKQQTAKLAAVQASPVWLNRDATVQKACDFIAEAGAAGADVIGFPENFIPGHPSWYYFHPASSEKSVSMAVKLFRESVEISGGTIDALSQAARRARINVIMGLTERIPDTTGTLYNTQLFIDSAGEVAGKHQKLVATASERLVHASGLAETQRTFDSELGVISALICGENSNPLAVAMVASAYPKVHVASWPNNFSPRSAGMPENSLLASRNIAYSCGTFVISACTVNSEAMIADLAATEADEAFMRDPTKTGGSCIINPAGQIIAGPLPGNEEGILYADADFDACIRARLLHDFAGHYNRPDVYQLVVNHSQPKLVSIVGAEWSGSESAGPEVPPMALFLPEGGRNDSLEIT, from the coding sequence ATGAAACAACAGACTGCCAAGTTGGCAGCAGTTCAGGCTTCACCCGTATGGCTAAACAGGGACGCTACGGTTCAAAAAGCGTGCGACTTCATCGCTGAAGCTGGCGCCGCGGGGGCGGACGTGATCGGCTTTCCCGAGAACTTTATCCCCGGTCATCCTTCCTGGTACTACTTCCACCCCGCCAGCTCGGAAAAGAGCGTGAGCATGGCGGTCAAGCTATTCCGTGAATCCGTGGAGATCTCCGGTGGGACCATCGACGCACTCTCACAGGCCGCGCGCCGGGCGCGCATTAACGTGATCATGGGCCTGACCGAGCGGATTCCCGACACTACCGGGACGCTGTACAACACACAGCTCTTCATTGACTCTGCAGGGGAAGTAGCAGGTAAACACCAGAAATTGGTGGCAACGGCCAGTGAACGGCTTGTCCACGCCTCAGGACTGGCGGAGACACAGCGGACTTTCGATTCCGAACTAGGCGTTATCAGCGCCCTAATATGCGGAGAAAACTCCAATCCACTCGCCGTGGCCATGGTTGCCTCGGCCTATCCCAAGGTGCACGTGGCCAGCTGGCCGAACAATTTCTCCCCTCGTTCAGCAGGCATGCCGGAGAACAGTCTGCTTGCCAGTAGGAACATCGCATACTCTTGCGGCACATTTGTCATCAGTGCCTGCACCGTCAACTCGGAGGCCATGATAGCCGATCTCGCAGCCACCGAGGCCGATGAAGCCTTCATGCGCGATCCAACCAAGACCGGCGGTAGCTGCATTATTAACCCGGCAGGCCAGATCATTGCCGGGCCACTGCCCGGCAACGAGGAAGGCATTCTTTATGCGGATGCTGACTTTGACGCCTGCATCCGCGCACGACTTCTCCACGACTTTGCGGGGCATTACAACCGCCCCGACGTGTACCAACTGGTAGTCAACCACAGCCAGCCAAAGCTCGTATCCATCGTAGGTGCGGAGTGGAGCGGATCCGAATCCGCCGGCCCGGAAGTGCCACCGATGGCGCTTTTCCTCCCGGAAGGAGGACGGAATGACTCTCTCGAAATCACCTGA
- a CDS encoding ABC transporter permease, which yields MRFLKTLGYVLALPLILVAIWWASTLGETNFFVPTPALLAEAFAETWFGERIVSDVLPSIGRLVVGVVSAIIIGIVAGLLIGSIKWLRDLTEPVLEFFRAIPPPVLVPVLMLLMGITDGMKVAVIISGCVWPVLLNTIEGVRAIDGVLSDSAHTYGIHGWARIKYLVLPSAGPQIMAGIRQCLSIGLILMVISEMFASSSGLGFTIVQFQRSFAIPQMWSGIVVLGLIGVALSFIFQWTERRVLRWYHGLREVENAV from the coding sequence ATGAGGTTCTTGAAGACTCTCGGATACGTGCTGGCACTGCCTCTGATCCTGGTTGCAATCTGGTGGGCCTCGACGCTGGGGGAGACGAATTTCTTCGTGCCGACCCCGGCCCTGCTGGCCGAGGCGTTCGCCGAGACATGGTTCGGGGAGCGGATCGTCTCTGACGTGCTGCCCAGTATCGGGCGGCTGGTCGTCGGGGTTGTCTCGGCGATCATCATCGGCATTGTCGCGGGCCTGCTGATCGGTTCGATCAAGTGGCTTCGGGACCTGACGGAGCCGGTGCTCGAATTCTTCCGCGCCATTCCGCCGCCGGTCCTGGTCCCGGTGCTAATGCTGCTGATGGGCATCACGGACGGTATGAAGGTCGCGGTGATCATTTCCGGCTGCGTGTGGCCGGTGCTGCTGAACACCATCGAAGGTGTCCGCGCCATCGACGGCGTGCTCTCCGACTCGGCGCACACCTACGGCATCCACGGCTGGGCACGGATCAAGTACCTGGTGCTTCCCTCGGCCGGGCCGCAGATCATGGCCGGTATCCGCCAGTGCCTGTCCATCGGCTTGATCCTGATGGTCATTTCCGAAATGTTCGCCTCGTCCTCGGGCCTCGGCTTCACGATCGTGCAGTTCCAGCGGTCCTTCGCGATTCCGCAAATGTGGTCCGGCATTGTGGTCCTGGGCCTGATCGGCGTCGCCTTGTCATTCATCTTCCAGTGGACCGAGCGGCGTGTGCTGCGCTGGTACCACGGCCTGCGAGAGGTAGAAAATGCAGTCTGA
- a CDS encoding IclR family transcriptional regulator, with product MARQQTADTRGKDKGLATESNAGSSPILVLHKVTQILDCFSIESPEPTLQEIIRKTGLPSSTCQRLVQSMLHEGFLDRDGDRYRIGIGLVRWATPGTLGLDVVRLVKPILQKLRDETGESASFYIRDGVYRTIVAVAETRHVVMRPFMVGQVMPIHAGAAGKIFLAYDPDARNAIAGSVLAKFTPATPDSLEKLDLQVAQTRKLGFAAAFGERHSDVGSISAPVFDHAGQLAGALGLGFPTQRIGPADAERLGPVVAQAARAASESLGFITRQAQ from the coding sequence ATGGCGAGGCAGCAGACAGCGGACACCAGAGGCAAGGACAAGGGATTGGCAACGGAGAGTAACGCCGGATCATCTCCGATCCTGGTCCTCCACAAAGTGACGCAGATCCTCGACTGCTTCTCTATCGAATCCCCCGAACCAACTCTGCAGGAGATCATCCGGAAGACCGGGCTGCCTTCAAGTACCTGCCAGCGCCTGGTGCAGAGTATGCTCCACGAGGGATTCCTGGACCGCGACGGCGACCGGTACCGGATCGGAATCGGGCTGGTACGCTGGGCCACCCCCGGAACGCTAGGCCTCGACGTCGTACGTTTGGTCAAGCCCATCCTGCAGAAGCTGCGCGACGAGACCGGCGAAAGCGCCTCCTTCTACATCCGCGACGGCGTCTACCGCACCATCGTGGCGGTCGCCGAAACCCGCCACGTTGTCATGCGGCCGTTCATGGTCGGGCAGGTCATGCCCATCCACGCCGGCGCCGCCGGGAAAATCTTCCTCGCCTACGACCCGGACGCGCGAAACGCCATCGCCGGCTCCGTGCTCGCCAAGTTCACCCCCGCTACGCCGGACAGTCTCGAGAAACTGGACCTTCAGGTCGCGCAGACCCGGAAGCTGGGTTTCGCCGCAGCCTTCGGCGAGCGTCACAGCGACGTCGGTTCCATCAGCGCGCCCGTCTTCGACCATGCCGGCCAGCTCGCCGGCGCGCTCGGACTTGGCTTCCCCACCCAGCGGATAGGCCCTGCCGACGCCGAACGGCTTGGACCAGTTGTAGCGCAGGCAGCGCGCGCCGCAAGTGAGTCGCTCGGCTTCATCACACGACAGGCGCAGTAG
- the thiC gene encoding phosphomethylpyrimidine synthase ThiC: MNDSFHPAHSLQYVSGADPEIRVPVTAIALDDSPGGQPNPSLQVYRTTGPGSDPVVGLPPLREGWIAGRADTESYGGRGRDLLDDGRAAARRGAASAEWRGAKPKPRRAAGSRTVTQMHYARHGIITEEMRFVALRENCDVELVRSELAAGRAIIPANINHPESEPMIIGKAFLVKINANIGNSAVTSSIAEEVDKLQWATRWGADTVMDLSTGDDIHTTREWIIRNSPVPIGTVPIYQALEKVNGEANALTWEIYRDTVIEQCEQGVDYMTIHAGVLLRYVPLTAERVTGIVSRGGSIMAGWCLAHHRENFLYTHFDELCEIFARYDVAFSLGDGLRPGSVADANDAAQFAELDTLAELTKRAWQYDVQVMVEGPGHIPLHQVRENVERQQELCNGAPFYTLGPLVTDVAPGYDHITSAIGATEIARYGTAMLCYVTPKEHLGLPNKDDVKTGVITYKIAAHAADLAKGHPGARERDDALSKARFEFRWRDQFALSLDPVTAEAFHDETLPAEPAKTAHFCSMCGPKFCSMRISQDIRDQFGSASEQEAIAGMNAKSVEFLESGGKVYLPAPAMPRT, from the coding sequence ATGAACGATTCGTTCCACCCTGCCCACTCGCTTCAGTACGTCTCGGGAGCGGACCCGGAAATCCGGGTTCCGGTGACCGCGATCGCGCTGGACGACTCCCCCGGCGGGCAGCCGAATCCGTCCCTGCAGGTCTACCGCACCACCGGCCCCGGCAGCGATCCAGTGGTCGGCCTCCCGCCGCTCCGGGAAGGCTGGATTGCCGGACGGGCCGATACCGAAAGCTACGGCGGGCGGGGCCGCGACTTGCTCGACGACGGCCGCGCCGCGGCCCGCCGCGGAGCCGCTTCGGCCGAATGGCGAGGTGCAAAACCCAAGCCGCGCCGCGCCGCCGGCAGCCGGACCGTGACCCAGATGCACTACGCACGCCACGGCATCATCACCGAGGAGATGAGGTTCGTCGCCCTGCGCGAGAACTGCGACGTCGAACTTGTCCGCTCGGAGCTCGCAGCGGGACGGGCGATCATTCCGGCCAACATCAACCACCCCGAGTCCGAACCGATGATCATCGGCAAGGCCTTCCTGGTCAAAATCAACGCGAACATCGGCAACTCGGCCGTGACCAGCTCGATCGCCGAGGAGGTGGACAAACTGCAGTGGGCGACCCGGTGGGGCGCCGACACGGTGATGGACCTATCCACCGGCGACGACATCCACACCACGCGGGAATGGATCATCCGCAACTCCCCCGTGCCCATCGGGACCGTCCCGATCTACCAGGCGCTGGAGAAGGTCAACGGCGAGGCCAACGCCCTGACCTGGGAGATCTACCGCGACACCGTGATCGAACAATGCGAGCAAGGCGTTGACTACATGACCATCCACGCCGGAGTGCTGCTGCGCTACGTACCGCTGACAGCCGAGCGGGTCACCGGCATCGTCTCCCGCGGCGGCTCCATCATGGCCGGCTGGTGCCTGGCGCACCACCGGGAGAACTTCCTCTACACCCACTTCGACGAACTCTGCGAAATCTTCGCCCGCTACGACGTCGCCTTCTCCCTGGGCGACGGACTCCGTCCCGGTTCGGTAGCCGACGCCAACGACGCCGCCCAGTTCGCGGAGCTGGACACCCTCGCCGAACTGACCAAGCGCGCCTGGCAGTACGACGTGCAGGTCATGGTGGAAGGCCCCGGCCACATCCCGCTCCACCAGGTCCGCGAGAATGTGGAACGCCAACAGGAACTGTGCAACGGAGCTCCCTTCTACACCCTCGGCCCGCTGGTCACCGACGTCGCTCCCGGCTACGACCACATCACATCAGCCATCGGCGCCACCGAAATCGCCCGCTACGGCACGGCGATGCTCTGCTACGTCACTCCCAAGGAACACCTTGGCCTACCCAACAAAGACGACGTCAAGACCGGCGTCATCACCTACAAGATCGCCGCCCACGCCGCGGACCTCGCCAAAGGGCACCCCGGCGCCCGGGAGCGCGATGACGCACTGTCCAAGGCACGCTTCGAATTCCGGTGGCGTGACCAGTTCGCCCTGTCCCTGGACCCGGTCACAGCCGAAGCGTTCCACGACGAAACCCTGCCCGCCGAACCGGCCAAGACCGCCCATTTCTGCTCCATGTGCGGGCCGAAGTTCTGTTCCATGAGGATCTCCCAGGACATCCGCGACCAGTTTGGCAGCGCCAGCGAGCAGGAAGCCATCGCGGGCATGAACGCCAAGTCCGTCGAATTCCTGGAATCCGGCGGCAAGGTCTACCTCCCGGCACCGGCCATGCCGCGCACCTAA